In Halobacteriovorax sp. HLS, one DNA window encodes the following:
- a CDS encoding MoxR family ATPase, which produces MDIQQRLRNAMDSSSGIFLGKDLQVKLAFIALISKGHLLIEDIPGVGKTTLVYLLSHIFGLKLSRIQFTNDLLPSDIIGTSIFNKEESVFVFNRGPIFSQLILADELNRASSKTQSALLQAMEEKYITFDNCEYELDDPFVVIATQNPINQIGTNPLPESQLDRFFMALTLGLPSREYEKKIIQGLKVREQIDTMHSFMNLDDLKLIHSKVLGISVSEELMEFLMDFLARLRKECVDGEKLSVRAGQDLYLAMKACAFLEGRDFATHDDLKFVCPYIISHRLNSSLGLKDGQSKVTNIVNSMPVR; this is translated from the coding sequence GTGGATATACAACAACGTCTTAGAAATGCAATGGATTCAAGTAGTGGTATATTTCTTGGTAAGGATCTGCAAGTTAAATTGGCCTTTATCGCTTTGATATCTAAGGGACACTTACTCATTGAGGATATACCTGGAGTAGGTAAGACGACTCTAGTTTACTTACTATCTCATATCTTTGGATTGAAGTTATCTAGAATTCAATTTACTAACGATCTGTTACCAAGTGATATTATTGGAACATCTATCTTTAACAAAGAAGAGTCCGTTTTTGTTTTCAATAGAGGTCCGATTTTTAGTCAATTAATTTTGGCCGATGAACTCAATAGAGCTTCTTCTAAAACTCAGTCAGCACTTTTGCAGGCAATGGAAGAGAAGTATATTACTTTCGATAATTGTGAATATGAATTAGATGACCCTTTTGTTGTTATCGCAACTCAAAACCCAATTAATCAAATAGGTACTAATCCATTACCCGAATCCCAGCTTGACCGATTCTTTATGGCGCTCACATTAGGACTACCGAGCAGAGAGTATGAAAAGAAAATTATTCAAGGTCTAAAAGTAAGAGAGCAGATTGATACTATGCACTCTTTTATGAATCTAGATGACTTAAAACTAATTCACTCGAAAGTGTTAGGTATTTCTGTTTCAGAAGAGCTCATGGAGTTTTTAATGGATTTTCTCGCAAGGCTTCGTAAGGAGTGTGTTGATGGAGAGAAGTTGTCCGTTAGAGCAGGACAAGATTTATATCTTGCGATGAAGGCCTGTGCTTTCTTGGAAGGAAGAGATTTTGCGACACATGATGATTTAAAATTTGTCTGTCCGTATATTATTTCTCACAGATTAAATAGTTCTTTAGGTTTAAAGGACGGTCAAAGTAAGGTGACTAATATTGTAAATAGTATGCCAGTAAGATAG